Proteins from one Pongo abelii isolate AG06213 chromosome 19, NHGRI_mPonAbe1-v2.0_pri, whole genome shotgun sequence genomic window:
- the LOC100431834 gene encoding LOW QUALITY PROTEIN: putative uncharacterized protein encoded by CRHR1-IT1 (The sequence of the model RefSeq protein was modified relative to this genomic sequence to represent the inferred CDS: deleted 1 base in 1 codon) translates to MHPWLGSALGFPKCRGIHLCACGNGWTPGETLSQNKTEITKNKVTCLRPHGCEPNTGLGYQGSHTSKYTLLPWNLLKTKPLPPSHGKGGGKEAKVPSGDNSGRGEVPRAQEGQAACGRAASGDTQEGMRRGCEERATAQRPAVRSVETTAHGTWIYP, encoded by the exons ATGCATCCCTGGCTGGGGTCAGCCTTGGGGTTTCCCAAGTGTAGAGGAATCCATCTCTGTGCCTGTGGTAATGGCTGGACACCAG gtgagaccctgtctcaaaacaaaacagaaataacaaaaaataaggtGACTTGCTTGAGGCCACATGGCTGTGAGCCAAATACAGGTCTGGGTTACCAGGGCTCACATACTTCTAAGTACACCCTACTGCCTTGGAATCTGCTGAAGACCAAGCCCCTG CCCCCAAGCCATggcaaaggaggagggaaggaagcaaaGGTGCCCAGTGGGGACAACTcggggaggggggaggtgccCAGGGCCCAGGAAGGCCAAGCAGCATGTGGCAGGGCAGCATCAGGTGACACCCAAGAAGGAATGAGGAGAGGATGTGAGGAAAGAGCCACAGCACAGAGGCCTGCTGTTAGGTCAGTGGAGACCACGGCCCATGGGACCTGGATCTACCCTTGA